The following proteins come from a genomic window of Lycium ferocissimum isolate CSIRO_LF1 chromosome 4, AGI_CSIRO_Lferr_CH_V1, whole genome shotgun sequence:
- the LOC132054124 gene encoding uncharacterized protein LOC132054124: MVIKLVVGGFTLNIISVYAPQVGLDEEVKRLFWEDLDEVVVSIPPAEVIHRRRFQWAHWSASRGYDEVRGGFGFGDGEWWRSLTLGFRKAFGLVVANSCFPKKEEHTW, translated from the coding sequence ATGGTGATTAAGTTAGTCGTTGGAGGGTTCAccttgaacattattagtgtCTACGCGCCACAAGTGGGTTTGGACGAGGAGGTAAAAAGGCTCTTTTGGGAGGACTTGGACGAAGTGGTGGTAAGTATACCGCCTGCAGAAGTTATTCATAGGAGGAGATTTCAATGGGCACATTGGAGTGCTTCGAGAGGTTATGACGAGGTGCGTGGAGGATTTGGCTTCGGGGACGGGGAATGGTGGAGGAGTCTCACTCTTGGATTTCGCAAAGCTTTTGGATTGGTGGTAGCCAACTCGTGTTTTCCGAAGAAGGAGGAGCATACTTGGTAA